CGTCGACGGCGTCTTGCCTGACGTGGACAAAAATGCACTGCTCCAGGCCCTGCAAACCCAGCTTCCCGACCTGGAAATCCTCCATCAGCGCGAAGCGCTCAAACCGTACGAATGCGACGGGCTCTCCGCCTACCGCACCACGCCCATGCTGGTGGTGCTGCCGCGTCACATCGAAGAAGTCCAAGGCGTGCTTCGCCTCTGCCACGCGCGCCAGGTGCCCGTCGTCGCCCGTGGCGCGGGCACCGGTTTGTCCGGCGGTGCGCTGCCGTTGGAGAAAGGCGTGCTGCTGGTGATGGCGCGCTTCAACAACATCCTTCACATCGACCCCGCCGCCCGCACCGCCCGGGTCCAGCCGGGCGTGCGCAACCTGGCGATTTCCCAGGCGGCCGCGCCGTTCGGCTTGTACTACGCGCCGGATCCCTCTTCGCAGATCGCCTGTTCAATCGGCGGCAATGTCGCGGAAAACGCCGGTGGCGTGCATTGCCTCAAATACGGGCTGACCGTGCACAACCTGCTCAAGGTCGACATCCTCACCGTCGATGGCGAACACCTTACCCTGGGTTCCCAGGCCCTCGACTCACCGGGGTTCGACCTGTTGGCGTTGTTCACCGGTTCCGAAGGCATGCTCGGGGTGATCACCGAGGTCACGGTCAAACTGTTGCCCAAGCCGCAAACGGCCAAAGTGCTGCTGGCGGCCTTCGATTCGGTTGAAAAGGCTGGCCGGGCGGTGGGTGACATCATTGCCGCCGGGATCATCCCGGGCGGTCTGGAAATGATGGACAACCTGGCCATTCGCGCCGCCGAAGACTTCATCCACGCCGGCTACCCGGTGGACGCCGAAGCGATTCTGTTGTGCGAACTCGATGGCGTGGAAGCCGACGTCCACGACGACTGCGACCGCGTGCGCCAAGTGTTGCAACAGGCCGGCGCCACCGACGTGCGCCAGGCTTGCGAT
This genomic interval from Pseudomonas alvandae contains the following:
- the glcD gene encoding glycolate oxidase subunit GlcD is translated as MNILYDERVDGVLPDVDKNALLQALQTQLPDLEILHQREALKPYECDGLSAYRTTPMLVVLPRHIEEVQGVLRLCHARQVPVVARGAGTGLSGGALPLEKGVLLVMARFNNILHIDPAARTARVQPGVRNLAISQAAAPFGLYYAPDPSSQIACSIGGNVAENAGGVHCLKYGLTVHNLLKVDILTVDGEHLTLGSQALDSPGFDLLALFTGSEGMLGVITEVTVKLLPKPQTAKVLLAAFDSVEKAGRAVGDIIAAGIIPGGLEMMDNLAIRAAEDFIHAGYPVDAEAILLCELDGVEADVHDDCDRVRQVLQQAGATDVRQACDEAERVRFWAGRKNAFPAVGRLSPDYYCMDGTIPRRELPGVLQAIAALSAEYGLRVANVFHAGDGNMHPLILFDANQPGELDRAEALGGKILELCVEVGGSITGEHGVGREKINQMCAQFNGDELTVFHAVKAAFDPSGLLNPGKNIPTLHRCAEFGAMHVHMGQLPFPELERF